From the genome of Streptomyces sp. V2I9:
GGCACCAGCGCGCCTCCGCTGGACGAGGCCCAGTACGGGCAGGACGACGGCCCCTGCCTGGAGGCCCTGCGCGAGGGGCACGAGGTCAGCGTGGGCGACATGCGCGAGGAGAGCCGCTGGAACGGCTACCCCGCCTTCGCCGTCGCCTCCGGGACCCTGTCGTCGCTGTCCCTGCCGATCGCCGCGCACTCCCACACGGCCGGCGCCCTCAATCTGTACTCGCCCAAGGAGCACGGCTTCGCTGACGCCGACCTGGGCGCCCTGCGCGCCCTCGCCGCCCAGGCGACGGGCGCCGTGGAGCTGGCCCAGCGGCTCGCGGACACCCGGACCTTCACCGCCGACCTGGAAGCGGCCCTCCAGTCACGCGCGGTGATCGACCAGGCGGCCGGGATCGTCATGCAGCAGCGCCGCTGCACCTCCGAGGAGGCGCTGCGGATCCTGCGGACCGCGTCGCAGCACCGCAACGTCAAGCTCCGTGACGTGTGTGCGCAGTTGGTCGGCGTCGTCTCGGGCGACACCCCGGCGGACGGCTCCCGGCTGCGCCCCCGCCCGTGACGTGCTCGCGCCCCGCCCCTGATCTCCCGCGCGCCCGGCGACGGCCCGCCCCCGGCGAGCGGTGCCGGAACGGCCGCCCCGGAGGCATGTTTGGCGTCCGCCACAGGGGTACTCCGACACCAGGTATCCGGCGTACGCGGAGCTGAGGCGCCGGCCGGTTGGGAAAACAGCCGTCGGTGCCGCCCGCCCGACGTCAGGGCGTCACCCCCGCTCCCGCCTGAGGGGGCGCCCTCCCGCGGTGGGTTGTTTAGTGGGATCCGTAAGGGAAAGGCGGTGGGCGTCCACCGGGTACGGGACGTCATCGCACCGGTGACGCCGGCGTACCCGAGCCCCCGGACCGGAGCGGAGGAGCACCTCATGCCTGCTGGATCCAGCAAGAAGCGCGAGCGGCAGTACGAGCACATCAAGGAGAGCGAGAAGGAGCAGGGCGCCTCGGAGGGGCGCGCGAAGGAGATCGCGGCGCGGACCGTGAACAAGCAGCGCGCCCGGTCCGGTGAGTCGAGGACGGCGAGCAGAACGTCCACGCAGGACAAGAAGTCCGCCTACCAGCGCGGTGGCGAACGCTCCCACAAGGGTGCGCAGGGTCCCACGAAGGACCAGCTCTACGCGGAGGCGAAGAAGAAGAACATCGACGGGCGTTCCTCCATGAACAAGGAAGAGCTCCGCAAGGCCCTCGGCCGCTGACGCACCGCGGCGCCCGGAGCGGACGGCCGGTGGAAGGAGGAGCGAAGGACATGCCCGCAGACGCACGCGGCGACGATGTGTACCAGCCGCAGGACGACGACGGCCAGGATCCGCCGAACGACGATCTCGACCTGGAGAACACGCTCGGCGAACGGGACCTGGACGATCAGCTGGACGAGGGCTACTCCCCGCCCGAACGCCCCCTCGGCGTGGACAAGTTCGGTACGACGGGGGCGGAGGAGCGCCGCGGCGAGTCCCTGGACCAGCGGCTCGCCCGGGAGGTCGACGACGTGGAGCCGCCCGTCGGCGACGGCGCCGGTGATCCGGCCGGGGGCGACGGCGAGCCCGTGGAGGGGTCCGAGCGCGCACTCCGGGCGGGCCGCCTGAGCGCGGTGGACGACCCCACCGGTCGGGAGACCGACGTCTTCGCGCGGGACGTGGGGATCGACGGCGGAGCGGCGTCGGCCGAGGAAGCCGCCGTCCATGTGACGGACGAGGACGAGGCCCCCTGACGAGGCCCGGCAGGGGCGAACCGGCGGGTGAGCGAGAGAGCGGGAGAGCATGGCAGGCGCGGCGATCTTCGATGTGGACGGCACGCTCACGGACACCAACCACCTTCATGTGGTGGCGTGGTGGGAGGCGTTCCGGCAGGCCGGGCACACCGTGCCGATGCCGGACATCCTCCGGTCGGTCGGCCTCGGTTCGGGCGATCTGATCGAGCGGCTGCTGGGCGCCGACCGGGACCGCGAGCAGGACGACGCCATCAGCTCCGCACACTCGGTGCTGTACGCGACCTGCTTCGACCGCCTCCCCGCCTTCCGGGGGGCGGGCGACCTGTTGCGTACGCTCGACGGGCGCGGCTGGCGGGTCGTCCTCGCCACCTCGGCGGACGGGGAGGAACTCGCGGCGCTGCGGCGCGCGATCGACGCCGACGAGGCGATTGTCGCCACCGCGAGTTCGGACGACGTCGACCGGGGCAAGCCCGCCCCGGAACCGGTGGAGCTGGCCTGCCGCCTCGCCGGCGTCGCCCCCGGCGAGGCGGTGTTCGTGGGCGACACGGTGTGGGACATGGAGGCGGCGTCCCGCGCCGGGGTGGACGCGGTGGCCCTCCTGTCGGGCGGCATCCCGCGCGCCGACCTGGAGCGGGCGGGAGCGCGGGTGGTCTACCGGGACGTCGCCGACCTGCTCGCCCACCTCGACGACAGCCCCTTCGGTCCGGAATCCGGCCGGGACGCGCCGCGCTGAGCTGCGCCCGGCGGACCGGCACGGGGACGCACTCGGGATGCCGATCGGGCCCTCATCAGGTTTAGTTCCTTTTTGTCCGGGTATGCGCATGCTTGTGCTTCGGACAAGAGGTGCGCCCGTGGGATCTCCCGGGCTGTGTCTCCGTCCAGCCCGGTGCCTTCCCGCGGCGACCCAACCCCATCGTCGTGACGCCGTCGAGGAGTGACCGCCATGCAGGACCCCGTCGCCCCCCACGCAGCCCCTGCCCCGACCGACCGGTCGCGCAGCGAGGTGTTCCGCAGGCTGCGGGCGCTTCCGCCGGGGCCGGAGCGGGACACGTTGCGCACCGAGACGATCTGCGCGTGGCTGCCGATGGCCCACCGCGTGGCGACCCGGTTCCGCAACCGCGGCGAGACCATGGACGATCTTCGCCAGGTGGCCGCGATGGGCCTGGTCAAGGCGGTGGACCGCTTCGACCCGGAGCGGGGCAAGGCGTTCGAGACCTATGCCGTGCCCACCGTCACCGGGGAGCTGAAGCGGCACTTCCGCGATCACACCTGGGACGTACACGTCCCGCGCCGCGTCCAGGACCTCCGCAACCGGGTGCGGACGGCCCGCCTGGAGCTGGCGCAGACCTGCTCGGGCAGGGCGCCGACCTGTGCCGAGATCGCCTCCGCCACCGGGCTCGCCGAGGAGGACGTGCTGCTGGGGCTGGAAGCGCTGGACAGCTACAGCGCCCTCTCCCTGGACGCCGAGCCCACGGGGGCCGAGGGAGGCGTGCCGCTGCTCGACCGGCTGGGGTCCTACGACAGGGCGCTGGAGGTCGCCGTCGACCGGGAGGCCGTCAAACCGGGGCTGCGCGGGCTCCCCGAGCGGGAACGCACCATCCTCTACCTCCGGTACTTCCAGGACATGACGCAGGTACGCATCGCCGAACGCCTCGGCATCTCGCAGATGCACGTGTCCCGTCTGCTCAGCCAGTCATGCGAACGCGTACGCGACGGGGTCCTCCAGGGAGCCGTCCGACGGGCGTGACCGACCGCCCGGGAAAGAAGCCATGGGAAACAGCGCTCTCATCGTCATCGACATGATCAACTCCTACGACCACCCCGACGCCGACCTGCTCGTGCCCTCCGTCCGCTCGGCCCTGCCGCGGATCGGGCGGCTGATCGACCGGGCCCGCTCGGAGCGCGTTCCGGTCGTCTACGCGAACGACAACTTCGGGCAGTGGCGCTCCCACCACGGGGAGATCATCGAGACCGCGCTCGGAGGGAGCAACGCCGAGCTGGTCGAGCCGGTGCTCCCGGACCAGGACTCCCTGTTCGTCGTCAAGGCCCGGCACTCCATCTTCTACGAGACCCCGCTCAGCTACCTGCTCTCCCAGTTGGAGGCCGGCCATGTGGTGCTGTGCGGCCAGGTGACGGAGCAGTGCGTGCTGTACTCGGCGCTCGACGCGCACATCCGGCATCTGCGCGTGACGGTGCCGAGGGACGCCGTGGCGCACATCCACGGCGACCTCGCGGACGCCGCGCTGCGCATGATGGAGCGCAACATGGGGGCCGCGGTCCTGGACGCCGACGACGTCTCCTTCTGAGACCCCGGCGAACAGGCCGGCGGGTCACGGCGCCGGCGGTGTACGCAGGGCGGAACGGCCCTCGCGCCATGCCGTCAGCAGGTGGTCGCCGAGGCGGTCCTCCAGGTACCCGGTCGCCTCGACGCCCAGGACGACGTCGGCGGCGAGGCCGGGCTCGTCCTCCAGCAGGCCGTCGATCACCTCGTGGCGCACCACCTGCTCGTGCACCGCGTCGGCCTCCACGTGCTCGTCGTAGAACCGCTGGGCGGCGGGGCCCGCGCCCACCCGGCGCAGCGCCTCGGCCAGCCGCCGCGATCCGGGGGACGAGGTGATCTCCACGGCGGCGAAGTGTCCGACCAGGGCGCCGCGCAACCGCCGGTGCAGGCCGAAGAGGGACATGAGGTTGACCGTGGCCAGGGCGCGGGCCGGCGCGGCGTCGAGGTAGTGGCCGTACCGTGCGTCGAGGCCGAGGTCGGCCATCAGGTCGGCGAAGAGCCGGGCGTGCACGTTCTCGGCCCGCCCCGCGCCGAACTCGTCGAACTCCACGGCCACCATCGCCGCCTTGGCACGCCCGCGGAGCCGTGGCACCACCCACAGATGCGGGTCGGCTTCCTTGAGGTGGTAGAGGGAGCGAAGGGCGGCGTATTCGCGCAGCTGCCAGAGCTCGCCCTCCCGCTGGAGGTGGTGGCTGACGCTGTGGCCGTCGTCCCCGACGGGTTCCAGCTGGAGCGCGTCCACCGTCCCCGCCACGTCCTTTCCGCCGGAGCCGCCGTCGCGGCGTACCGCGTCCAGGAAGACGTCCTCGGCCGCCGCGCGCACGCCGAGCAGGGCCGGGTCCCACTCCAGGCGCTCGTCCACCCCGGCGAACCCCCGGTAGTGCAGCTCGTACAGGACGTACAGGAGCAGCTGGAGGTCGTCCCCGTACGGATCGCAGCGGCGTACCGCGTCGGCGTCGGGCAGCCGGGCGGCCCTGCCCGCCAGCACGTCGAGCACGCTGCGGCTCAGGGGGCCGCGCGCCGCGGGGAGCGCGGGGGACGCCGCGGGGCGGTCGCCGTCACGCGGTTCCGTGGTGGCCTGGATCGTCACGTCCGGGACTCCTCCTCGCCCTCGCGGGGCTGTCGTCCGTCAGTGCCGCCCTGCGGGGAGGCGGCGGGCCTGCGGCGGCGGTGGCTGGTGTCGCACCAGGGGTAGGCGCGGCTGCGGCGGCAGGTGCAGAGGGCGACGACGAAGCGGTCGGACCGGGCCGTCGTGCCGTCGTCGCCCACGACCTCGACCGGTCCTTCGACCAGGACGGGGCCCTCCCGGTTGAGCACCACGCGGCGGGGCGTCTCATTCCTTCCGGGCACGGATCACCACCAGTTCCTCCCGGTCGAGACGGTCCCGCAGCAGCCCCCGCGCCCGCAGCCAGGCGGCCCGGCCCCGTGTGACGGGTCCGAACGGGATCGTCACCCGGTCGGTCACGGACACGTCCAGGCCGGCCGACGAGAGCCGGCCGACCGTCTCCTCGGGGCGGCTCAGTCCCGACTGGACGAGCAGGAGCAGTCCGCCGGGGCGCAGCGCGGTGAAGGCGTCGTCGCAGATGCGGTCGAGGATCATCCGGCCGTCCGGTCCCGCGTCCCAGGAGCGGCCGGCGCGGTGGCGCGGCGCGGACAGGCCGGGGGCCGGGACGTACGGCGGGTTGCTGACGACGGCGTCGAACGTCCGGCCCGGAAGGGCCCGCAGCAGATCACCGCGGCGCACGGTGACGGGCAGCCGGGCGAGCGCGGTGTTCAGCCGGGCGGAGGCCACCGCACGGCGGCTGATGTCCACGGCCGTGACACGGGCGCCGAGCCGGGCGGCGTGCAGGGCGAGGGCGCCGGTGCCGGTGCACAGGTCCAGCAGGTCCGTGCCCGGACCGATCCCCTCGCGGCGCATGGCGAGGGCGAGCAGCAGCGTGTCGGTCTGCGGGC
Proteins encoded in this window:
- a CDS encoding GAF and ANTAR domain-containing protein, with protein sequence MTDDGALTPGPPDLVSLLLDTDTLDDFLRALARSTLLMSPTADGCGVTLERQGRPLTVASAGTSAPPLDEAQYGQDDGPCLEALREGHEVSVGDMREESRWNGYPAFAVASGTLSSLSLPIAAHSHTAGALNLYSPKEHGFADADLGALRALAAQATGAVELAQRLADTRTFTADLEAALQSRAVIDQAAGIVMQQRRCTSEEALRILRTASQHRNVKLRDVCAQLVGVVSGDTPADGSRLRPRP
- a CDS encoding plasmid stabilization protein, translated to MPAGSSKKRERQYEHIKESEKEQGASEGRAKEIAARTVNKQRARSGESRTASRTSTQDKKSAYQRGGERSHKGAQGPTKDQLYAEAKKKNIDGRSSMNKEELRKALGR
- a CDS encoding DUF5709 domain-containing protein: MPADARGDDVYQPQDDDGQDPPNDDLDLENTLGERDLDDQLDEGYSPPERPLGVDKFGTTGAEERRGESLDQRLAREVDDVEPPVGDGAGDPAGGDGEPVEGSERALRAGRLSAVDDPTGRETDVFARDVGIDGGAASAEEAAVHVTDEDEAP
- a CDS encoding HAD family hydrolase, translating into MAGAAIFDVDGTLTDTNHLHVVAWWEAFRQAGHTVPMPDILRSVGLGSGDLIERLLGADRDREQDDAISSAHSVLYATCFDRLPAFRGAGDLLRTLDGRGWRVVLATSADGEELAALRRAIDADEAIVATASSDDVDRGKPAPEPVELACRLAGVAPGEAVFVGDTVWDMEAASRAGVDAVALLSGGIPRADLERAGARVVYRDVADLLAHLDDSPFGPESGRDAPR
- a CDS encoding SigB/SigF/SigG family RNA polymerase sigma factor, encoding MQDPVAPHAAPAPTDRSRSEVFRRLRALPPGPERDTLRTETICAWLPMAHRVATRFRNRGETMDDLRQVAAMGLVKAVDRFDPERGKAFETYAVPTVTGELKRHFRDHTWDVHVPRRVQDLRNRVRTARLELAQTCSGRAPTCAEIASATGLAEEDVLLGLEALDSYSALSLDAEPTGAEGGVPLLDRLGSYDRALEVAVDREAVKPGLRGLPERERTILYLRYFQDMTQVRIAERLGISQMHVSRLLSQSCERVRDGVLQGAVRRA
- a CDS encoding cysteine hydrolase family protein, which encodes MGNSALIVIDMINSYDHPDADLLVPSVRSALPRIGRLIDRARSERVPVVYANDNFGQWRSHHGEIIETALGGSNAELVEPVLPDQDSLFVVKARHSIFYETPLSYLLSQLEAGHVVLCGQVTEQCVLYSALDAHIRHLRVTVPRDAVAHIHGDLADAALRMMERNMGAAVLDADDVSF
- a CDS encoding iron-containing redox enzyme family protein, yielding MTIQATTEPRDGDRPAASPALPAARGPLSRSVLDVLAGRAARLPDADAVRRCDPYGDDLQLLLYVLYELHYRGFAGVDERLEWDPALLGVRAAAEDVFLDAVRRDGGSGGKDVAGTVDALQLEPVGDDGHSVSHHLQREGELWQLREYAALRSLYHLKEADPHLWVVPRLRGRAKAAMVAVEFDEFGAGRAENVHARLFADLMADLGLDARYGHYLDAAPARALATVNLMSLFGLHRRLRGALVGHFAAVEITSSPGSRRLAEALRRVGAGPAAQRFYDEHVEADAVHEQVVRHEVIDGLLEDEPGLAADVVLGVEATGYLEDRLGDHLLTAWREGRSALRTPPAP
- a CDS encoding CDGSH iron-sulfur domain-containing protein, whose protein sequence is MVLNREGPVLVEGPVEVVGDDGTTARSDRFVVALCTCRRSRAYPWCDTSHRRRRPAASPQGGTDGRQPREGEEESRT
- a CDS encoding HemK2/MTQ2 family protein methyltransferase, which codes for MPKAPGTVPPAGETAGQGRVVRFPGVYRPQTDTLLLALAMRREGIGPGTDLLDLCTGTGALALHAARLGARVTAVDISRRAVASARLNTALARLPVTVRRGDLLRALPGRTFDAVVSNPPYVPAPGLSAPRHRAGRSWDAGPDGRMILDRICDDAFTALRPGGLLLLVQSGLSRPEETVGRLSSAGLDVSVTDRVTIPFGPVTRGRAAWLRARGLLRDRLDREELVVIRARKE